From Streptomyces sp. GSL17-111, one genomic window encodes:
- a CDS encoding type I polyketide synthase, producing the protein MTEEAATSSTERKLRDYLGRVIAELHDTRRQLRGAGVRDPEPMAVVAMACTLPGGVRSPEDLWRLLAAGGDGVTPFPDDRGWDDTPLAAADGVAAAEASQGGFLHEASMFDPAFFGINPREALAMDPQQRLILEAAWETVERAGIHPGTLRGSRTGVFVGTNGQGYGNGMQAGLAGTEGYQLTGAATSVLSGRIAYTLGLEGPAVSVDTACSSSLSALHLAAQAIRNGDCSLALVGGVTVMPHPVGFHEFSRQSGLASDGRCKAFSADADGMGMAEGVAMILVEKLTDARAAGHPVLAVVRGSAVNQDGASNGLTAPSGPAQERVIRAALANARLTPDQVDVVEAHGTGTALGDPIEAQALLATYGRDREQPLWLGSLKSNIGHTQSAAGVASVIKMVLALRHGTLPRTLHVDVPTPHVDWSSGRIELLTAPRPWEPGERPRRAAVSSFGISGTNAHVILEEAPRATAATEPPAARRPRPGVVPLVVSGRSAQALRAQAARLCGFLEESEDDAASLVDLAHSLGATRQSHEHRAAVLASAPEDVRAGLRSIEEGTTGPGVLTGAVRPGRTVFLFSGQGAQRVGMGRGLYEAFPVFAEAFDAVCARVDLDRSLREVVFGDGEALDRTVYAQPALFAVEVALFRLVESWGVVPDVLVGHSIGELAAAHVAGVLSLDDACALVSARGRLMEALPQGGAMLAVEAAEDGLELPEGVDLAAVNGPASVTVSGDADAVDALEERLRAQNVRVKRLTVSHAFHSHLMEPMLAEFAAVAESLTYPPPTIPVVATAPGDMATPGYWVGQIREPVRFADAVAPLADVRVFLELGPDGVLSALVPHLHEGAPALPLLRRDREDTESVLTALAGAHTTGVTPDWAAVYAPWTPRRIDLPTYAFQRQRYWPALGGVAALGAVGLRGTRHPLLGAVVTVAGGDGLVFTGRLSRATHPWLADHRVAGAVLVPGTALLELALHAGEQVGCPVVDELTLGTPLVLPERGGVRIQAEVGAPLADGSREISLYSRPDELAGAVDPVGDWVRHASGILSAAPSAAGTPLASWPPQDATPVDLGGFYAAVEDMGLQYGPVFQGMRAAWLGADGAVYADVVLPSPGGAGGAPEPGGFSLHPALFDAALHAAALDGLAQGPRDSLEQPAQPVRVPFSWSGVTLHATGATALRVRLSPAGPDAVSLDLADAEGQPVASVASLVLRPAGAVADAAALPSDTLFRVRWAALPTTDGRADERPWTVVAGPAELAGLADLPEVPALVAVHAGPPSGSGDTATDAPSHVRAAAHRALRCVTAWLADGRFTDSTLVLLTRGAMPVGQAPVDPAAAAVWGLVRSAQTEHPGRFVLLDLDPADGSVPATGPSGADEPQLALRDGRWHVARLARAAAAAPASDAEETVAHGTVLVTGGTGVLGARVARHLAAGHGVRDLLLVSRSGPAAPGADELIAELAELGARARAVACDVADRDALAAVLATVPEDRPLTGVVHAAGIVDDGVITGLTPERIDAVLDAKAVSALHLDALVGEVPLFVLFSSASATFGSAGQAGYAAANAVLDAVAHRRPGAVSVGWGLWAETSGISGGLDETDRARINRAGGPLATDEALAILDAVRTGDTPHLVAIHLDLPGFRRALENDPAGQAPPLLRALVTRSARPGTAAGTVPGATTPLGERLAALGEAERTAFLAELVRAEAAGVLGFGATDPVEDHSTFKDLGFDSLTAVELRNRLDAVTGLRLPATLVFDYPSPQALTAQLLTRLTGGDRPAPAPADRTSRPAAGRDEPIAIVAMSCRYPGGVNSPEDLWRLVAEGSDAISPFPDNRGWDIANLYDPTPDASGKSTVLEGGFVHDADRFDPSLFHISPREALAMDPQQRLILEASWEAFERAGIDPASQRGSRTGVFAGLMYHDYGSTMTVLPEGVEGYLGTGTSGSVLAGRVSYTFGLEGPAMTVDTACSSSLVTLHLACQALRAGECDMALAGGVTVLSTPAVFIDFSTQGALSSNGRCKTFSADADGTGWGEGVGVLLVERLSDARRLGHRVLAVVRGSAVNQDGASNGLTAPNGPSQERVIRAALEAARLTTGDVDAVEAHGTGTRLGDPIEAQALLATYGQDREEPLYLGSLKSNIGHTQAAAGVGGVIKMVEAMRHGVLPPSLHVGEPSPHVDWSAGAVELLTEAREWPDAGRPRRAGVSSFGVSGTNAHVILEAGPRPVDAVPAAPAEPLPAQVPWLLAGKSAGALQGAAARLAALADEADPSDVAWGLLTGRAVLEHRAVVLGEDRAGALRALARDVAHPEVVRGVARSGGAPVLVFPGQGSQWVGMGRELAASSAVFRESLVECAAALEPFTDGWSLWEVLESDEEVLWGRVDVVQPVLWALMVSLAGLWRSVGVVPSAVVGHSQGEIAAAVVAGGLSLVDGARVVGLRSRALRVLAGRGGMVSLGVGAEVAGELVGGFGGRVSVAAVNGPGSTVVSGEVGALDELVGVCEGRGVRVRRVPVDYASHSVQVEELRERILADLGPVVPRSSVVPLYSSVTGGRIDTAVMDAGYWYESLRSLVRFGEATDALLGDGRSVFLECSPHPVLTPGIEETVEASGRPGAVLATLQRGKGDATRWLTALAEAHVAGVPVDWTTVLEDRTGRTVDLPTYAFQRERFWPEKRALPADVSAAGLGRADHPLLGASVPVAGSDGILLTGRISVGTHPWLADHVLLGTVLLPGTALLELALRAGEAVGLPSLDELTLEAPLTLPGDGAVVVQVAVGDTTAADGGRAVTVHSRAEGDEGAWTRHAGGTLRADPAGPVPESVPWPPRGAEPVDPAGFYAAVAEGGYGYGPAFQGLRAVWRRADEVFAEVTLPPEARTHSAGFGLHPALLDAALHAAGAGSLFPDTGEVRVPFAWQGVTVHATGATELRVRISRSAGRDALRLEAVDTSGAPVVQVETLEFRPVSAAQLASAQGPGDALFAVEWTPAPAGPAPVSWAVVGVDGLGAADQLAEETYAVEWHADTAALTESVDAGMTVPEIVLLSGPAGTGATPEDVHLRVAEVLAAAQTLLADRRFDGSRIVLLTSGAVAVHEGEDITDLPGAAARGMLRTANSENPGRFATIDTDAALGGLTEALVLGEPETALRKGTPHMPRLVRAAVRATDGDPPASPALPTGTVLVTGGTGGLGALVARHLAATHGVTDLLLLSRSGPQAPGAAALVDDLTALGARAEVAACDTGDRDRLAQVLAGRRIGTVVHAAGVLDDGVLTSMTPERLATVLRPKADAALHLTELAGAETFVFFSSASGTFGAAGQANYAAANAVLDALAARLRAHGRTALSIGWGMWATATGMTGHLSEDVRARATGDGTALSDVEGLALLDAALASGRPHLVAARLDLATLRARAGSVPVPPLLHALVPQPARRAVEAGEDAASFTSRLAGLDPAERRQALLDLVRGHAAAVLGHTSAEAVDPEQGFTDLGFSSLTAVEIRNRLNSATGLRLPTTLIFDHPNAARLTDHLLEHLAFDDSGTGTATLLADLDRLDTALSGTGPGDETRARVVSRLHALLARYDAGDDAATDGATTDFDAAGDEELFAFIDNESGA; encoded by the coding sequence ATGACCGAAGAAGCCGCCACGAGCTCCACCGAGCGCAAGCTCCGCGACTACCTGGGCCGCGTGATCGCTGAACTGCACGACACGCGGAGGCAGCTGCGGGGAGCCGGCGTCCGCGACCCGGAGCCCATGGCCGTCGTCGCCATGGCCTGCACCCTCCCCGGTGGTGTGCGTTCGCCCGAGGACCTGTGGCGGCTGCTCGCCGCAGGCGGCGACGGCGTCACCCCCTTCCCCGACGACCGGGGCTGGGACGACACCCCGCTCGCGGCGGCCGACGGCGTCGCCGCGGCCGAGGCCTCCCAGGGGGGCTTCCTGCACGAGGCGAGCATGTTCGACCCGGCGTTCTTCGGCATCAACCCGCGCGAGGCGCTGGCCATGGACCCGCAGCAGCGGCTGATCCTGGAGGCGGCCTGGGAGACCGTGGAGCGTGCGGGCATCCACCCCGGCACGCTGCGCGGCAGCCGCACCGGCGTCTTCGTCGGCACGAACGGCCAGGGCTACGGCAACGGCATGCAGGCCGGCCTGGCCGGCACCGAGGGCTACCAGCTCACCGGCGCCGCCACGTCCGTGCTCTCCGGGCGCATCGCCTACACCCTGGGCCTGGAGGGGCCCGCGGTCAGCGTCGACACCGCGTGTTCCTCGTCGCTGAGCGCCCTGCACCTGGCCGCCCAGGCGATCCGCAACGGCGACTGCTCCCTCGCCCTCGTCGGCGGCGTCACGGTCATGCCCCACCCGGTCGGCTTCCACGAGTTCAGCCGGCAGAGCGGCCTCGCCTCCGACGGCCGGTGCAAGGCGTTCTCCGCCGACGCCGACGGCATGGGCATGGCCGAGGGCGTGGCGATGATCCTGGTGGAGAAGCTCACCGACGCACGGGCCGCCGGCCACCCGGTGCTCGCGGTGGTCCGCGGCTCCGCGGTCAACCAGGACGGCGCCTCCAACGGGCTCACCGCGCCCAGCGGCCCCGCCCAGGAGCGCGTCATCCGCGCCGCGCTCGCCAACGCGCGCCTGACCCCCGACCAGGTTGACGTGGTCGAGGCGCACGGCACCGGCACCGCGCTGGGTGATCCGATCGAGGCGCAGGCCCTGCTGGCGACGTACGGCCGCGACCGTGAACAGCCCCTCTGGCTCGGATCGCTCAAGTCCAACATCGGGCACACCCAGTCCGCCGCCGGCGTCGCCAGCGTCATCAAGATGGTGCTGGCACTGCGCCACGGCACCCTGCCCCGTACGCTCCACGTCGACGTGCCCACCCCGCACGTCGACTGGTCCTCCGGCCGCATCGAGCTGCTCACCGCACCGCGCCCCTGGGAGCCGGGCGAACGCCCGCGCCGGGCGGCCGTCTCGTCCTTCGGCATCAGCGGCACCAACGCGCACGTGATCCTGGAGGAGGCGCCCCGCGCCACGGCCGCCACCGAGCCCCCCGCCGCACGCCGCCCCAGGCCGGGCGTCGTTCCGCTGGTGGTCTCCGGGCGTTCCGCGCAGGCCCTGCGCGCGCAGGCGGCGCGGCTGTGCGGCTTCCTGGAGGAGTCGGAGGACGACGCCGCCAGCCTCGTCGACCTCGCCCACTCCCTCGGCGCGACCCGTCAGTCCCACGAGCACCGCGCCGCGGTCCTTGCCTCGGCCCCGGAGGACGTCCGGGCCGGCCTGCGCTCCATCGAAGAGGGCACGACCGGCCCCGGTGTGCTCACCGGGGCCGTCCGGCCCGGCCGGACGGTGTTCCTGTTCTCGGGTCAGGGTGCGCAGCGGGTCGGGATGGGGCGTGGGTTGTACGAGGCGTTCCCGGTGTTCGCCGAGGCGTTCGATGCGGTGTGTGCGCGGGTGGATCTTGATCGTTCGTTGCGGGAGGTGGTGTTCGGGGACGGTGAGGCGTTGGACCGCACGGTCTACGCTCAGCCTGCGTTGTTCGCGGTCGAGGTGGCGTTGTTCCGGTTGGTGGAGTCGTGGGGTGTGGTGCCGGATGTGCTGGTGGGTCATTCGATAGGCGAGTTGGCGGCCGCGCATGTGGCGGGTGTGTTGTCGTTGGATGACGCGTGTGCGCTGGTGTCGGCGCGTGGCCGGTTGATGGAGGCGCTGCCGCAGGGCGGTGCGATGCTGGCCGTGGAGGCGGCGGAGGACGGCCTGGAACTGCCGGAGGGCGTGGATCTGGCGGCGGTCAACGGGCCGGCGTCGGTGACGGTCTCCGGTGACGCGGACGCGGTCGACGCCCTGGAGGAACGGCTGCGCGCCCAGAACGTGCGGGTGAAGCGGCTGACGGTCTCCCACGCCTTCCACTCGCACCTGATGGAGCCGATGCTGGCGGAGTTCGCGGCGGTCGCGGAGTCGCTGACCTACCCCCCCCCGACGATTCCCGTCGTGGCCACGGCTCCGGGCGACATGGCCACGCCCGGCTACTGGGTGGGGCAGATCCGCGAGCCGGTCCGCTTCGCCGACGCCGTCGCGCCGCTGGCCGATGTGCGGGTGTTCCTGGAACTGGGTCCGGACGGGGTGCTGTCCGCGCTCGTGCCGCACCTGCACGAGGGAGCGCCCGCCCTGCCCCTCCTGCGTCGCGACCGCGAGGACACCGAGTCCGTGCTCACCGCGCTCGCCGGTGCGCACACCACGGGTGTCACCCCCGACTGGGCCGCCGTCTACGCACCGTGGACCCCCCGCCGCATCGACCTGCCCACCTACGCCTTCCAGCGGCAGCGCTACTGGCCGGCCCTGGGTGGCGTGGCCGCGCTCGGCGCCGTGGGGCTGCGCGGCACCCGGCACCCGCTGCTCGGCGCGGTGGTCACGGTGGCCGGCGGCGACGGCCTGGTGTTCACCGGGCGGCTCTCCCGGGCCACCCATCCCTGGCTCGCCGACCACCGGGTGGCCGGCGCGGTCCTGGTCCCCGGCACCGCGCTCCTCGAACTGGCCCTGCACGCGGGCGAACAGGTCGGCTGCCCCGTCGTCGACGAACTCACCCTCGGCACCCCGCTGGTCCTGCCCGAGCGGGGCGGCGTCCGTATCCAGGCCGAGGTGGGAGCACCGCTCGCGGACGGCTCCCGGGAGATCTCCCTCTACTCTCGCCCCGACGAACTGGCGGGAGCCGTGGATCCGGTCGGCGACTGGGTACGCCACGCGAGCGGCATCCTCTCGGCCGCCCCCTCCGCCGCCGGCACGCCGCTCGCCAGCTGGCCGCCCCAGGACGCGACACCGGTGGACCTGGGCGGTTTCTACGCCGCCGTCGAGGACATGGGCCTCCAGTACGGGCCGGTCTTCCAGGGCATGCGGGCCGCGTGGCTCGGCGCCGACGGAGCGGTGTACGCCGACGTGGTGCTGCCGTCCCCCGGTGGCGCGGGCGGTGCCCCGGAACCCGGGGGCTTCAGCCTGCACCCGGCACTCTTCGACGCCGCACTGCACGCAGCGGCACTCGACGGCCTGGCGCAGGGCCCCCGGGACTCCCTCGAGCAGCCCGCGCAACCCGTACGGGTGCCGTTCAGCTGGTCCGGCGTGACCCTGCACGCGACCGGCGCGACCGCGCTGCGCGTACGCCTCTCGCCCGCGGGCCCCGACGCGGTCTCCCTTGACCTCGCCGACGCCGAAGGGCAGCCGGTCGCCTCCGTCGCGTCCCTGGTCCTGCGCCCCGCCGGGGCCGTGGCCGACGCCGCCGCCCTCCCGTCCGACACGCTCTTCCGCGTCCGGTGGGCCGCGCTGCCCACGACGGACGGCCGGGCGGACGAACGCCCCTGGACGGTCGTCGCCGGACCGGCCGAGCTCGCCGGCCTGGCGGACCTGCCCGAGGTCCCCGCCCTCGTGGCGGTCCACGCCGGCCCGCCGTCCGGCAGCGGCGACACCGCCACCGACGCGCCCTCCCACGTCCGTGCCGCCGCGCACCGTGCGCTTCGGTGCGTGACGGCCTGGCTCGCCGACGGTCGTTTCACCGACTCCACCCTCGTCCTGCTCACCCGGGGCGCCATGCCCGTCGGCCAGGCCCCGGTCGATCCGGCCGCCGCCGCCGTCTGGGGGCTGGTCCGCAGCGCGCAGACCGAGCACCCGGGCCGTTTCGTCCTGCTCGACCTGGACCCCGCGGACGGCTCCGTCCCCGCCACCGGACCGTCCGGCGCCGACGAGCCGCAGCTCGCGCTGCGGGACGGCCGGTGGCACGTGGCACGTCTCGCCCGCGCCGCCGCCGCCGCGCCGGCTTCCGACGCCGAGGAGACCGTGGCCCACGGCACCGTGCTCGTCACCGGAGGCACCGGCGTCCTGGGCGCCCGGGTCGCCCGGCACCTCGCCGCCGGGCACGGCGTCCGCGACCTGCTGCTGGTGAGCCGGAGCGGTCCCGCAGCCCCCGGAGCCGACGAACTGATCGCCGAACTCGCCGAACTGGGCGCCCGCGCGAGGGCCGTCGCCTGCGACGTCGCCGACCGCGACGCACTGGCCGCGGTACTCGCCACCGTTCCCGAGGACCGGCCGCTGACCGGAGTGGTGCACGCCGCCGGGATCGTGGACGACGGCGTCATCACCGGGCTTACCCCGGAGCGGATCGACGCGGTACTGGACGCCAAGGCGGTGTCCGCGCTGCACCTGGACGCCCTGGTCGGGGAGGTACCGCTCTTCGTGCTCTTCTCCTCCGCCTCGGCCACCTTCGGCTCCGCCGGCCAGGCCGGGTACGCGGCGGCCAACGCGGTGCTCGACGCCGTTGCCCACCGCAGGCCGGGCGCCGTCTCCGTCGGCTGGGGGCTCTGGGCGGAGACCTCCGGCATCTCCGGCGGTCTCGACGAGACGGACCGGGCCCGGATCAACCGCGCGGGCGGGCCCCTCGCCACGGACGAGGCGCTGGCCATCCTGGACGCCGTCCGCACCGGCGACACCCCGCACCTGGTCGCGATCCACCTCGACCTCCCCGGATTCCGGAGGGCCCTGGAGAACGACCCGGCCGGCCAGGCACCGCCGCTGCTGCGCGCTCTGGTCACCCGCTCCGCGCGGCCCGGGACGGCGGCGGGTACCGTACCGGGCGCCACCACCCCGCTGGGCGAGCGCCTCGCCGCGCTGGGCGAGGCCGAGCGCACCGCGTTCCTCGCCGAGCTGGTGCGGGCCGAGGCCGCCGGCGTGCTGGGGTTCGGCGCCACCGATCCGGTGGAGGACCACAGCACCTTCAAGGACCTGGGCTTCGACTCCCTGACCGCCGTCGAACTACGCAACCGCCTCGACGCCGTGACCGGCCTGCGGCTGCCCGCGACCCTCGTCTTCGACTACCCCTCGCCGCAGGCCCTGACGGCCCAGCTGCTGACCCGGCTGACGGGTGGGGACCGGCCGGCCCCCGCACCGGCAGACCGCACCTCCCGACCGGCCGCCGGGAGGGACGAACCCATCGCGATCGTCGCGATGAGCTGCCGCTACCCCGGGGGTGTGAACAGCCCGGAGGACCTGTGGCGCCTGGTCGCCGAGGGCTCCGACGCCATCAGCCCGTTCCCCGACAACCGCGGCTGGGACATCGCGAACCTCTACGACCCCACCCCCGACGCCTCGGGCAAGTCGACCGTCCTGGAAGGCGGCTTCGTCCACGACGCCGACCGCTTCGACCCCTCGCTCTTCCACATCTCGCCGCGCGAGGCGCTTGCCATGGACCCGCAGCAGCGGCTGATCCTGGAGGCCTCCTGGGAGGCGTTCGAGCGGGCCGGCATCGACCCGGCCTCGCAGCGCGGCAGCCGCACCGGCGTCTTCGCCGGACTCATGTACCACGACTACGGATCGACCATGACCGTGCTGCCAGAGGGAGTCGAGGGCTACCTCGGCACCGGTACCTCGGGCAGCGTCCTGGCCGGCCGCGTCTCCTACACCTTCGGGCTCGAGGGCCCGGCGATGACGGTCGACACGGCCTGCTCGTCCTCCCTCGTCACCCTGCACCTGGCCTGCCAGGCGCTGCGTGCCGGAGAGTGCGACATGGCCCTCGCGGGCGGCGTCACCGTGCTCTCCACCCCCGCCGTCTTCATCGACTTCAGCACCCAGGGCGCACTCTCCTCCAACGGCCGCTGCAAGACCTTCTCGGCGGACGCCGACGGTACGGGTTGGGGGGAGGGCGTGGGCGTGCTGCTGGTGGAGCGGCTGTCCGACGCGCGGCGTCTTGGGCACCGGGTGTTGGCGGTGGTGCGTGGCAGCGCGGTCAACCAGGACGGTGCGTCGAACGGTCTGACGGCGCCGAACGGCCCGTCGCAGGAACGGGTGATCCGTGCCGCGCTGGAGGCGGCCCGGCTGACGACCGGCGATGTGGACGCCGTGGAGGCGCACGGGACAGGCACGCGGCTGGGTGATCCGATCGAGGCGCAGGCGCTGCTGGCCACCTACGGGCAGGATCGTGAGGAGCCGCTCTATCTGGGGTCGTTGAAGTCGAACATCGGCCATACGCAGGCGGCGGCGGGTGTCGGTGGTGTGATCAAGATGGTGGAGGCGATGCGCCACGGCGTGTTGCCGCCCTCCCTGCACGTGGGGGAGCCGTCGCCGCACGTGGACTGGTCCGCCGGAGCCGTCGAGCTGCTGACCGAGGCGCGGGAGTGGCCGGACGCGGGCCGCCCGCGCCGGGCCGGTGTCTCCTCGTTCGGTGTGAGCGGCACCAACGCACACGTGATCCTGGAAGCGGGCCCCCGGCCCGTCGACGCGGTGCCCGCCGCACCCGCCGAGCCGCTGCCCGCCCAGGTGCCCTGGCTGCTCGCCGGTAAGAGCGCGGGCGCGCTCCAGGGGGCCGCCGCCCGGCTCGCCGCCCTGGCGGACGAGGCGGACCCCTCCGACGTCGCCTGGGGGCTCCTCACCGGACGCGCGGTGTTGGAGCACCGTGCGGTGGTGCTGGGGGAGGACCGTGCCGGGGCGCTGCGGGCGTTGGCGCGGGACGTGGCCCACCCGGAGGTGGTGCGGGGTGTGGCGCGTTCCGGTGGTGCTCCGGTGTTGGTGTTTCCGGGGCAGGGGTCGCAGTGGGTTGGTATGGGTCGGGAGTTGGCGGCGTCCTCGGCGGTGTTTCGGGAGTCGTTGGTGGAGTGTGCGGCGGCGTTGGAGCCGTTCACGGATGGTTGGTCGCTGTGGGAGGTGTTGGAGAGTGATGAGGAGGTGTTGTGGGGTCGGGTTGATGTGGTTCAGCCGGTGTTGTGGGCGTTGATGGTGTCGTTGGCTGGGTTGTGGCGGTCGGTTGGTGTGGTGCCGTCGGCTGTGGTGGGTCATTCGCAGGGTGAGATTGCGGCGGCGGTGGTGGCTGGTGGTTTGTCGTTGGTGGATGGTGCGCGGGTGGTGGGTTTGCGTTCGCGTGCGTTGCGGGTGTTGGCGGGTCGGGGTGGGATGGTGTCGTTGGGTGTGGGTGCTGAGGTGGCGGGGGAGTTGGTGGGTGGTTTTGGTGGTCGGGTTTCGGTTGCGGCGGTGAATGGGCCGGGTTCGACGGTGGTGTCGGGTGAGGTGGGGGCGTTGGATGAGTTGGTGGGTGTGTGTGAGGGGCGTGGGGTGCGGGTGCGTCGGGTTCCGGTGGATTATGCGTCGCATTCGGTGCAGGTGGAGGAGTTGCGGGAGCGGATCCTGGCTGATCTGGGGCCGGTGGTGCCGCGGTCGTCGGTGGTGCCGTTGTATTCGTCGGTGACGGGTGGGCGGATCGATACGGCGGTGATGGATGCCGGGTATTGGTATGAGAGTCTGCGGTCGTTGGTGCGGTTCGGTGAGGCGACGGATGCGCTGCTGGGCGATGGCCGGTCGGTGTTCCTGGAGTGCAGCCCGCACCCTGTTCTGACTCCTGGTATCGAGGAGACGGTGGAGGCGTCGGGGCGTCCCGGCGCGGTGCTGGCCACGCTTCAACGGGGCAAGGGCGACGCCACGCGCTGGCTGACCGCTCTCGCCGAAGCGCACGTCGCCGGCGTCCCGGTCGACTGGACCACCGTCCTGGAGGACCGCACAGGCCGTACCGTCGACCTCCCCACCTACGCCTTCCAGCGGGAACGCTTCTGGCCCGAGAAGCGCGCGCTGCCCGCCGACGTCTCCGCCGCCGGCCTCGGCCGCGCCGATCACCCCCTGCTCGGCGCCTCGGTGCCCGTGGCCGGCAGCGACGGCATCCTGCTCACCGGGCGGATCTCCGTCGGTACCCACCCGTGGCTCGCCGACCACGTCCTGCTCGGCACCGTCCTGCTGCCCGGCACCGCCCTCCTCGAACTCGCCCTCCGCGCAGGGGAGGCGGTCGGCCTCCCGAGCCTCGACGAGCTCACCCTGGAGGCACCGCTCACCCTGCCCGGGGACGGAGCCGTCGTCGTCCAGGTCGCCGTCGGCGACACCACCGCCGCGGACGGCGGCCGTGCCGTCACCGTCCACTCCCGCGCCGAGGGCGACGAAGGAGCCTGGACCCGGCACGCCGGCGGCACCCTGCGCGCCGACCCCGCCGGACCCGTCCCCGAGTCGGTCCCGTGGCCGCCCCGGGGCGCCGAACCGGTCGACCCGGCCGGCTTCTACGCCGCCGTCGCCGAAGGCGGCTACGGGTACGGGCCGGCCTTCCAGGGCCTGCGCGCCGTCTGGCGGCGCGCGGACGAGGTGTTCGCCGAGGTCACGCTGCCCCCGGAAGCCCGCACCCACAGCGCGGGCTTCGGCCTGCACCCCGCCCTGCTCGACGCGGCCCTGCACGCCGCCGGGGCCGGCAGCCTGTTCCCCGACACCGGAGAGGTGCGGGTGCCGTTCGCCTGGCAGGGCGTCACCGTGCACGCGACGGGCGCCACCGAACTGCGGGTCAGGATCAGCCGGTCCGCCGGGCGGGACGCGCTGCGACTCGAAGCCGTGGACACCTCGGGCGCGCCCGTCGTCCAGGTGGAGACGCTGGAGTTCCGTCCGGTCTCCGCCGCGCAGCTGGCCTCCGCTCAGGGACCGGGCGACGCACTCTTCGCCGTCGAATGGACCCCGGCCCCGGCAGGCCCGGCCCCCGTCTCGTGGGCCGTCGTCGGCGTCGACGGCCTCGGCGCCGCCGACCAACTGGCCGAGGAGACGTACGCCGTCGAATGGCACGCCGACACGGCCGCGCTGACCGAGTCCGTCGACGCCGGCATGACCGTGCCCGAGATCGTCCTGCTCTCCGGTCCCGCAGGGACCGGAGCGACACCCGAGGACGTGCACCTGCGGGTCGCCGAGGTCCTCGCCGCCGCGCAGACCCTCCTCGCGGACCGGCGGTTCGACGGGTCGCGCATCGTGCTGCTCACCTCGGGAGCCGTCGCCGTCCACGAAGGCGAGGACATCACCGACCTGCCCGGCGCGGCTGCCCGCGGAATGCTGCGCACGGCGAACTCCGAGAACCCCGGCCGCTTCGCGACGATCGACACCGACGCCGCCCTCGGCGGCCTGACCGAAGCCCTCGTCCTGGGCGAGCCGGAGACCGCCCTCCGCAAGGGCACCCCGCACATGCCGCGCCTCGTGCGGGCCGCGGTCAGGGCCACGGACGGCGACCCGCCCGCATCGCCCGCCCTGCCGACCGGGACCGTGTTGGTCACCGGCGGAACCGGCGGTCTCGGCGCCCTCGTGGCCCGGCACCTCGCGGCCACCCACGGCGTCACCGACCTGCTCCTGCTCAGCCGTTCCGGCCCGCAGGCGCCCGGGGCCGCCGCCCTCGTCGACGACCTCACCGCGCTCGGGGCCCGGGCGGAGGTCGCGGCCTGTGACACCGGCGACCGGGACCGGCTCGCGCAGGTGCTCGCCGGCCGCCGGATCGGAACCGTCGTGCACGCAGCGGGCGTCCTCGACGACGGCGTCCTCACCTCGATGACGCCCGAGCGCCTCGCGACAGTGCTGCGCCCCAAGGCGGACGCGGCACTCCACCTCACCGAACTGGCCGGGGCGGAGACGTTCGTGTTCTTCTCCTCCGCCTCCGGCACCTTCGGCGCCGCCGGCCAGGCCAACTACGCCGCCGCCAACGCGGTGCTGGACGCACTCGCCGCGCGCCTCCGCGCCCACGGCCGCACCGCGCTCTCCATCGGGTGGGGCATGTGGGCCACCGCAACCGGCATGACCGGCCACCTCTCGGAGGACGTACGCGCCCGTGCGACCGGCGACGGCACGGCCCTGTCCGACGTGGAAGGACTCGCTCTGCTCGACGCAGCCCTCGCCTCCGGCCGGCCCCACCTGGTGGCGGCCCGGCTCGATCTGGCGACCCTCCGGGCCCGCGCGGGCAGCGTTCCGGTGCCGCCGCTGCTGCACGCCCTCGTCCCGCAGCCCGCGCGGCGCGCGGTCGAGGCGGGAGAGGACGCCGCGTCGTTCACCTCCCGCCTGGCGGGCCTCGACCCGGCCGAGCGGCGGCAGGCCCTGCTCGACCTCGTCCGCGGCCACGCCGCAGCCGTGCTCGGGCACACCTCGGCCGAGGCGGTCGACCCGGAACAGGGCTTCACCGACCTGGGGTTCAGCTCCCTCACCGCAGTCGAGATCCGCAACCGGCTCAACTCGGCCACCGGACTGCGACTGCCGACCACGCTGATCTTCGACCACCCGAACGCCGCGCGCCTCACGGACCACCTGCTGGAGCACCTGGCCTTCGACGACTCCGGGACCGGCACCGCCACGCTGCTGGCCGACCTGGACCGGCTCGACACCGCCCTCTCCGGCACGGGACCGGGAGACGAGACACGCGCCCGCGTGGTCTCCCGGCTGCACGCGCTGCTCGCCCGGTACGACGCCGGGGACGACGCGGCCACCGACGGCGCCACCACGGACTTCGACGCGGCGGGCGACGAGGAACTTTTCGCGTTCATCGACAACGAATCGGGAGCCTGA